CTGGACCTGTACGCAGGGTCGGGAGCGCTGGCCTTCGAGGCCCTCTCACGCGGAGCAGCCCGGGCTGACATGGTGGACAGTTCACGTCAGGCTGCCCGCGCCATGAGTACGAACGCAGCGATGATGGGCTACGAAGATCGCACGCGCATCCACACCCTCGACGCGCTGGCGTTTGTGCAGTCAGGCCGCGTGAGCAGCCCGGTTGACCTGGTGTTCGTGGACCCTCCCTATGATTTGGCACAAAATGCGCTCGCGGCCGTGCTGGCCGGACTCGCGGCGCACCTGTCGCCAGACGCCCTCGTCATTGTGGAGCGATCAACCCGCTCACAGGCGCCAGACCTGCCGGATGGCCTGGTGTGCGAAGATCACCGTCACTGGGGTGAGACTGCCGCGTGGTTCATTGGCCGTGCCGATAGGGT
The sequence above is a segment of the Schaalia radingae genome. Coding sequences within it:
- the rsmD gene encoding 16S rRNA (guanine(966)-N(2))-methyltransferase RsmD: MTRIVAGEAKGRVLKVPARGTRPTSERVREALFSRLDAMNMCDGVAVLDLYAGSGALAFEALSRGAARADMVDSSRQAARAMSTNAAMMGYEDRTRIHTLDALAFVQSGRVSSPVDLVFVDPPYDLAQNALAAVLAGLAAHLSPDALVIVERSTRSQAPDLPDGLVCEDHRHWGETAAWFIGRADRVES